A single window of Nicotiana sylvestris chromosome 5, ASM39365v2, whole genome shotgun sequence DNA harbors:
- the LOC104232650 gene encoding cation/H(+) antiporter 3-like, giving the protein METGQTTPKGELPGGIGDGNCYAEIPLHSPGLWGLPDSHDFLIFNLPRLLLQLAIIFLLTQSLHLVLKRIRLPRLISEILAGIILGPTMLGKIPDFTETLFPQPGEIFIDLMSKIGYIFFIFLSGVKMDPKMVLRSGSRAWTVGLLAVILPVASFASLYFGYFSLDENMHRYRKPATQSIFLIQSLIAFPVVASLLVDLKIMNSELGRLALASTLISDLFSNLGLTIFSTLRIGVSAEIPMVIFVQSFVLLVGIILLIVFTVRPLSLWIIKRTPEGRPVNSVYIVCASVTVMLAVILTDNAGLNYQYGPFILGLVIPDGPPLGSTLVEKLETVVSGMLAPLLVTYCGMKVNLVDLYDLTFLYWVWVMVFFCLTVKYASVFLPALACKVPPKDAAALAFIMSTQGVIQMSFYFNNIINQTFDGETFSMLTASVLLIAALSHFCVGSLYDHTRIYAGYQKRDIQHASSNSELRLLLCTHRFDDAVAVHKVLDASFPCKESPLSVYALHLVELAGRASPVLIDHQLGQKNVSGISRSQKIVEVFLSFEQQYLGSASTHFFTSMSLPRFMHQDICSLAFDKLASMIILPFHRKWNHQGKIILDSSNIRTINNNVLDMAPCSVGILIDRQKIKRLTSQSSQSTMYHVAVVFIGGNDDREALAYARRMSKSPEIHLTVVRFVSWDIDIRENQWDAVLDAELLKEVRLLGQHQDNIVYREERVKDGAETALIIHAMEEAFDLIMVGRRHRDDLQQLLGLNEWNDLPEFGPVGDMLAAAEINRPVSVLVVQQQIVKNK; this is encoded by the exons ATGGAAACAGGGCAGACAACCCCAAAAGGGGAATTACCTGGTGGAATTGGAGATGGAAATTGTTATGCAGAAATACCTCTTCATTCTCCTGGATTATGGGGTTTACCTGATTCTCATGATTTCCTTATTTTCAATTTGCCTAGGCTTCTTTTACAATTAGCCATCATTTTTCTGCTTACTCAATCTCTACATTTGGTCCTTAAACGGATCCGTCTGCCCCGCCTTATCTCTGAGATTTTG GCAGGTATCATACTTGGTCCAACAATGCTTGGAAAAATCCCAGACTTTACAGAGACATTATTCCCACAACCAGGAGAAATTTTCATAGATTTAATGTCAAAAATTGgttatatattttttatcttcttaaGTGGGGTGAAGATGGACCCAAAAATGGTGCTGAGAAGTGGCTCAAGGGCATGGACAGTAGGATTGCTTGCTGTTATTCTACCAGTGGCGTCTTTCGCGAGCTTGTATTTTGGATATTTTTCACTAGATGAAAACATGCATAGATACCGAAAACCAGCCACTCAAAGTATTTTCTTGATACAGAGTTTGATTGCATTTCCTGTGGTTGCTTCTCTCCTTGTTGACCTGAAAATCATGAATTCTGAGCTTGGTCGTCTTGCTCTTGCATCAACTTTGATCAGTGACCTATTTAGTAATCTGGGATTGACTATCTTCTCTACTCTTAGAATTGGAGTGTCGGCGGAGATCCCTATGGTTATCTTTGTCCAGTCTTTTGTTCTACTTGTTGGCATAATCTTGCTTATTGTGTTTACTGTCCGACCGCTTTCACTTTGGATCATCAAAAGGACACCAGAAGGCAGGCCGGTAAATTCCGTTTACATTGTTTGTGCATCTGTCACAGTCATGTTAGCCGTGATTCTTACGGATAACGCAGGGCTTAATTACCAATATGGTCCTTTTATTCTCGGTCTTGTTATACCGGATGGTCCACCTCTCGGATCAACATTAGTCGAGAAGTTAGAGACCGTAGTATCTGGTATGCTTGCACCCCTTCTAGTAACGTATTGTGGTATGAAAGTAAATCTGGTCGATTTGTATGATCTCACGTTCCTGTATTGGGTATGGGTTATGGTGTTCTTTTGTCTTACGGTAAAGTACGCATCAGTTTTCCTTCCGGCATTGGCGTGCAAGGTGCCCCCAAAAGATGCTGCTGCTCTTGCCTTTATCATGAGCACACAAGGTGTTATCCAGATGTCTTTTTACTTTAACAACATTATTAATCAG ACATTTGATGGAGAAACCTTTTCCATGCTAACTGCATCGGTATTACTTATAGCTGCACTCTCGCATTTCTGTGTTGGGTCGCTGTATGATCATACACGGATATATGCCGGCTATCAGAAAAGAGACATCCAACATGCTTCAAGCAATTCTGAGTTGCGCTTGCTTTTATGTACTCATCGATTTGATGATGCCGTAGCTGTCCATAAGGTCTTAGACGCTTCTTTTCCATGTAAAGAAAGTCCTTTATCTGTTTATGCACTACACTTGGTTGAACTTGCTGGTCGGGCATCCCCGGTTCTAATTGATCACCAACTCGGCCAAAAGAATGTTTCTGGCATTTCTCGGTCACAAAAGATTGTGGAAGTTTTTCTATCATTTGAACAGCAGTACCTTGGCTCTGCTAGTACTCATTTCTTTACCTCAATGTCACTGCCAAGGTTCATGCATCAGGACATTTGCTCGCTTGCATTCGACAAGTTAGCGTCGATGATCATACTCCCGTTTCACAGGAAATGGAATCACCAGGGAAAGATTATCTTGGACAGCAGCAATATAAGGACAATCAACAATAATGTATTGGACATGGCTCCTTGTTCTGTAGGTATACTAATTGACCGTCAGAAAATCAAGCGTCTAACGAGTCAATCAAGTCAGTCAACAATGTATCATGTAGCTGTGGTTTTCATTGGAGGCAACGATGATCGTGAGGCGTTAGCTTATGCTAGACGGATGTCAAAATCGCCAGAAATTCACTTGACTGTCGTTAGATTCGTGTCATGGGACATCGACATACGTGAAAACCAGTGGGATGCTGTACTTGATGCTGAGTTATTAAAGGAGGTAAGACTGCTAGGTCAACACCAAGATAATATTGTGTATAGAGAGGAAAGAGTTAAAGATGGAGCTGAAACAGCATTGATCATACATGCTATGGAAGAAGCCTTTGATCTTATAATGGTCGGAAGGCGCCATCGCGACGATCTGCAACAATTATTAGGACTTAATGAATGGAATGATTTACCAGAATTTGGACCAGTTGGTGATATGC